The following proteins are co-located in the Haliotis asinina isolate JCU_RB_2024 chromosome 13, JCU_Hal_asi_v2, whole genome shotgun sequence genome:
- the LOC137260490 gene encoding tight junction protein ZO-1-like isoform X7: MDSDVEVEERQRLVKRRSGDNVIWETHRVSLTKVPGFGFGIAVSGGRDSPHFANGDPSIAISDVLKAGPAEGRLQVNDRIVTVNNISLENVEHVTAIAVLRDSGNTINLVVRRRIVLPTGLETETPPLKVTLGKKGKKDDFGVVLGCKFFVKEVLPHSLAAQEGAVKEGDTVLKINNTPIDNLSLTDARKLIEKTKDKLQLIITKKKTIDDRHKRQNSQLKEEEILAGYSSLRRQHDKDDINIYRPSVRSEDDIFKPGTLPRDAGLPHGAYPNSDHARYDGRYVLDNEPPPRPPLPTGFDDSSPDSRSPVSGDSYQRKDGYYSDRESGARRETRLDDDRRGPNMTDEDDDVFSGTRHEERYVGLRKDVRPEPRSVVFIKDKTYGLGLSLAGGNATGIFIASVQPGSAAEREGLCEGDQILRANVQDITGLTREEAVAFLKSLEGKVTITVQYRKEEYDRIMASHEAGDDFYVRTHFQYDPQEAGDHGFQIGDIFHVKDTLFRRESESWLAVKLGKNNQESKKGTIPNKKRADMLAQTQQQSSSDKENFPNKGRGSLFKRKAARRAKSLGKDHWEEVIFSGLSTKFPPYERVALGEAGFMRPVVIFGSIADIARERLLSDFPDKFESPQSDLAQDDDRKKSGIIRLGAIREAITKRKHCLLDVTPHHVDRLNYAQYYPITVNLKAESKQAVKDLRSRWKAPAKNHKKIYEHNEKLEKMYSHLFTGTITHGSSDMWYTKLCELIIYQQRQNIWMSDKKPDEDISEDFLFPMPARLSYASPESEMDLHRPYDDFDVSPIQKKRLVRSSSDPSVNTAEHGIPGIPPYPDPPSYHNQRFSPQDRYARGSDPRQAGRPQDNEWHGTQPEDRYYPSYYAQSPPLPHHNRSSIDPYATLTPSERLRNRIASDQQYQLYDEYSPHRYDSGGDVYRAEPSIPKQSSPHHSPHMGQGAPTEQRAHNDSSSHSSDSYSKYVNHPSNKHDDTKLREKLGGVTGRERSPGHDPYRFTRSTANPVNTSNVNKAKISDLAAKYRKDEGPGSPQGRMESHTLPHQKRKEPPPVPAKTFNMKERGIEPDEQKIRNYENSNRHYNYSEVNIPGQRGGGDRYLEPDQYGPVDPRQDTPYEYVAIRNHSAPPRDLRHRSDNQLDRVDNHLDRVHSDHYSNRQREHSYDHAKAFANQMYMDHREIERLRAAKHGGKAPGGEREHYMSPDTRPRTDEAELEERSLQNTRIRARSEPGLADLANPTSKSQKHISWALDSRKENFESYKRLITPGFYGSRRSISSSQELLQGDRSQEKPLPPPPPAPPEQRSSAFETYRKPTSSSPPSPSKPAANMARIISESVKKGPTSRPPPPSLPPPPPPPPLLPQTTPPTVKHPPPPLPPPPNFNSYNGKAADTDKHQSEAKDNQNEAKGNGNEARDIESEASVNESEANSDRSGDTDGGGTSDSVSTPETVILGSDFHQDVDERHTVVATARGVFDADGGVLESRETGVSIVIPKGAIHEGIKQEIYFKVCRDNSILPPLDKDKGETLLSPLVMCGPHGLKFNTPVELRLPHCASVNPESWSFALKSSDSPSGQPTKWQNMSLAGIEGVTQGHVSKNSVSVLVDHF, from the exons AGTGGAGACAATGTGATCTGGGAGACACATCGAGTTAGCCTCACCAAG GTTCCAGGTTTTGGTTTCGGGATTGCCGTCAGTGGCGGCAGGGACAGTCCCCACTTCGCTAATGGCGACCCCTCGATCGCCATCTCTGATGTCCTGAAGGCAGGCCCCGCTGAGGGCAGACTGCA AGTCAATGATCGCATCGTCACTGTCAACAACATATCCCTGGAGAATGTGGAACACGTCACAGCCATCGCTGTCCTGCGGGACAGCGGCAACACAATTAACCTG GTTGTGCGGCGACGGATCGTGCTGCCCACGGGGCTGGAGACAGAAACTCCTCCCCTCAAAGTTACCCTGGGTAAAAAGGGAAAGAAAGATG ATTTCGGGGTGGTCCTGGGCTGCAAGTTCTTCGTGAAGGAGGTGCTGCCTCACAGTCTGGCCGCCCAGGAGGGCGCAGTAAAGGAGGGGGACACTGTGCTCAAG ATCAACAATACCCCAATAGACAACCTGTCTCTTACTGATGCACGCAAACTTATCGAGAAGACGAAGGACAAACTGCAACTTATCATCACTAAGAAGAAGACGATTGACGACCGCCACAAGCGTCAGAACAGTCAACTCAAGGAGGAAG AAATCCTAGCTGGCTACTCCAGCTTGCGGAGACAGCATGACAAGGATGACATCAACATCTACCGCCCCAGCGTGCGCTCCGAAGACGACATCTTCAAGCCAGGGACCCTTCCTCGTGATGCAGGGCTTCCACACGGGGCATATCCAAACTCAGATCACGCCCGGTATGATGGAAGATACGTCCTAGACAATGAACCGCCGCCACGCCCACCACTGCCCACAGGATTTGATG ACTCCTCGCCAGACTCGCGCAGTCCAGTCTCAGGAGACAGTTACCAGCGGAAGGATGGTTACTATAGTGACCGGGAAAGCGGGGCAAGGCGTGAGACACGTTTAGATGATGATAGACGTGGACCCAATATGACAGATGAAGATGACGACGTGTTCTCAGGGACGAGGCATGAAGA GAGATATGTGGGTCTGAGGAAGGATGTTCGTCCAGAGCCTCGGAGTGTGGTCTTCATCAAAGACAAGACATATGGTCTAGGGCTGAGTCTTGCTGGCGGCAATGCCACAGGAATCTTCATCGCGTCCGTTCAGCCGGGCAGTGCTGCGGAGAGAGAGGGTCTGTGTGAAGGGGACCAGATACTCAGG GCAAACGTGCAGGACATCACAGGGCTGACAAGAGAGGAGGCTGTGGCGTTCCTCAAATCCCTGGAGGGCAAGGTCACAATCACAGTGCAGTACAGGAAGGAAG AGTATGACAGAATTATGGCCAGCCATGAGGCGGGAGATGACTTCTATGTCAG GACTCACTTCCAGTACGACCCCCAGGAGGCGGGGGATCATGGCTTTCAAATTGGGGACATCTTCCATGTGAAAGACACACTGTTCAGGAGAGAGAGCGAGTCCTGGCTAGCCGTCAAACTCGGCAAAAACAACCAGGAGTCCAAGAAGGGCACCATACCCAACAAGAAACG GGCGGACATGCTggcccagacacagcaacagtCCAGCAGTGACAAGGAGAACTTCCCGAACAAGGGGCGTGGCAGTCTGTTCAAGCGGAAGGCAGCACGGCGAGCCAAGTCTCTTGGCAAGGACCACTGGGAGGAGGTCATCTTCT CTGGTCTGTCTACCAAGTTTCCCCCATATGAGAGGGTTGCTCTCGGAGAAG CGGGGTTCATGCGTCCGGTGGTGATATTTGGGTCCATCGCAGACATTGCAAGGGAGAGGCTGCTGTCTGACTTCCCTGACAAGTTTGAATCTCCAC AGTCTGACTTGGCTCAAGATGATGACAGGAAGAAGTCTGGCATCATCCGACTTGGCGCCATCAGGGAGGCCATCACCAAG CGGAAACACTGCCTTTTGGACGTCACTCCGCACCACGTGGACCGCCTCAACTACGCCCAGTATTACCCTATTACTGTGAACCTGAAGGCTGAAAGCAAGCAGGCAGTCAAGGACCTGCGCTCTCGCTGGAAGGCACCTGCCAAGAACCATAAGAAAATCTATGAACATAATGAAAAACTGGAGAAGATGTACTCCCACTTGTTTACTG GCACCATCACACATGGCAGCTCAGACATGTGGTACACCAAGCTGTGTGAACTGATCATCTACCAGCAACGCCAGAACATTTGGATGAGTGACAAGAAG CCTGATGAAGACATCAGTGAAGACTTCCTGTTCCCGATGCCTGCCCGTCTCAGCTACGCCTCACCGGAGAGTGAGATGGACCTCCACCGACCGTATGATGATTTTGATGTGTCTCCAATACAGAAGAAACGACTGGTGAGATCATCCTCAGACCCAAGTGTCAACACGGCGGAACATGGCATTCCAGGAATTCCACCGTACCCTGACCCCCCCAGCTACCACAACCAGAGG ttttCGCCACAAGATCGCTATGCAAGGGGATCTGACCCGAGACAGGCTGGCAGGCCTCAAGACA ACGAGTGGCATGGGACACAGCCAGAGGACCGGTACTACCCGTCTTACTACGCCCAGAGTCCTCCACTGCCTCATCACAACCGCTCAAGTATAGATCCCTACGCCACTCTCACCCCCAGTGAACGCCTCCGCAACCGAATAGCATCAG ATCAACAGTATCAATTGTACGATGAGTACAGCCCCCACCGCTATGACTCTGGCGGGGACGTGTACCGTGCAGAACCAAGCATTCCAAAACAGTCATCTCCCCATCATTCTCCTCACATGGGCCAGGGGGCGCCAACAGAACAACGG GCTCACAATGATTCCTCCTCCCACTCTTCCGACTCATACAGTAAGTACGTGAACCACCCCTCCAACAAGCACGACGACACCAAACTGAGGGAGAAGCTTGGGGGTGTGACGGGGAGGGAGAGAAGCCCGGGTCACGACCCCTACCGCTTCACACGCAGCACTGCAAACCCCGTCAACACCAGCAACGTCAACAAGGCCAAGATCTCTGACCTCGCTGCCAAGTACAG GAAAGATGAGGGTCCTGGGTCACCCCAGGGGCGGATGGAGTCACACACTCTCCCCCACCAGAAGAGGAAGGAGCCCCCTCCAGTACCAGCCAAGACCTTCAACATGAAGGAACGGGGCATTGAGCCAGACGAACAGAAGATCCGCAACTATGAGAACTCCAACAG GCACTACAACTACAGTGAAGTGAACATCCCTGGGCAGAGAGGAGGTGGTGACCGCTACCTAGAACCAGACCAGTATGGCCCAGTAGACCCGAGACAAGACACGCCCTATGAGTACGTTGCAATCCGGAATCACTCTGCCCCGCCGCGGGATCTGCGGCATCGCTCTGACAACCAGCTCGACAGGGTGGACAACCACCTCGACAGGGTGCATTCTGACCACTACAGCAACCGACAGAGGGAACACTCATACGACCATGCAAAGGCATTCGCTAATCAGATGTACATGGACCATCGAGAAATTGAGAGGTTACGTGCTGCAAAGCATGGTGGGAAGGCCCCTGGTGGTGAGCGGGAACACTACATGTCGCCGGACACACGACCAAG GACAGATGAGGCGGAACTAGAAGAAAGATCATTACAAAATACTCGTATACGAGCTAGGTCCGAGCCTGGTTTAGCAGATTTAGCCAATCCCACCTCCAAGTCCCAGAAACATATAAGCTGGGCTCTGGACAGTAGAAAGGAGAACTTTGAGTCCTACAAGCGACTCATCACCCCGGGCTTCTACGGCTCGCGGAGATCCATCTCCAGCTCTCAGGAGCTGCTCCAGGG AGACCGAAGTCAGGAGAAACCcctacccccaccaccacctGCTCCCCCAGAGCAGCGGAGCAGCGCCTTCGAGACATACCGCAAACCAACATCCTCATCTCCTCCAAGCCCCAGCAAACCTGCGGCCAATATGGCGAGGATCATCTCCGAGAGTGTAAA GAAGGGACCCACTTCCCGACCTCCCCCTCCCTCTCTCCCCCCTCCTCCTCCACCCCCTCCCCTCCTTCCTCAAACAACACCCCCCACCGTCAAACACCCCCCTCCACCACTCCCTCCCCCTCCAAACTTCAACTCTTACAATGGGAAAGCTGCTGATACCGACAAACACCAAAGCGAGGCTAAGGATAATCAGAATGAGGCTAAGGGCAATGGGAATGAGGCTAGAGATATTGAGAGTGAGGCTAGTGTGAATGAAAGCGAGGCTAACTCAGATAGGTCAGGTGACACGGATGGTGGTGGTACGTCGGACAGCGTTTCGACCCCGGAAACGGTAATATTGGG GAGTGACTTCCACCAAGACGTGGATGAACGGCACACAGTGGTGGCCACGGCCAGGGGAGTTTTTGATGCTGACGGTGGGGTGCTGGAATCCAGGGAAACAG GGGTGAGCATTGTGATACCCAAGGGAGCTATTCACGAAGGAATAAAGCAGGAGATTTACTTCAAGGTGTGTCGAGACAACAGTATACTGCCGCCCTTGGACAAAGATAAAG